The Symbiobacterium terraclitae region GGGATCGCCGGCCGTGCTCGGATGGGTTGCGAAGATGACGATGTTTGCGGACGGCGTCGACGCGGTGTTCTATCCCCTGGACCTGCCCGGACGGAGCGCCTGGTCCGCACTTCGCCACCGGGCCTTCTACCCGCTTCACCGCGGGGCGCAGGCCGCGGCAGCCGCCATACCTGAACTCTAGCGAGCCGCGCCCGCTGCTTCAGCAGGCCCGGGCGCAGGGACCCGCGGGGGCCTGGGGGGATCGCAGGCCGTGCTCGAATGGATTGCGATGCTGACGATGCTGGTGGACCACATCGGCGTGGTGTTCTGCCCCGGCGTCCTGTGGCTGCGGATCGTCGGACGCATCGCCATGCCGCTGTACACCTACGGCGTCGTCCGGGGATACGCGCTCACGCGGGACCGCAGGCGCTACGCCATCCGGCTCCTCGTGATCGCGCTGGCCGCTCAGCTGCCCTACCAGGCGACCTTGCCGCCATCCGTACCGTTCCAACTCAACATCGTCTTCGGTTTCCTCATGGGCATCGGGGTATTCGCCGGGCTGGACGCCGCCCCGCACTGGGTGGAGCGGCTGGCCCGCCGGCCTGTTCCCGTGCTGGTCCGGGCCCTGCAGGGCGCCCTGCTGGCCCTGGCCTTCGCCCTGCTCTGGATCGTGCCCGTGAGCTACGGGATCTACCTGCCGGCCCTGCTCCTGCTCTACCGGTACGCGCAGCGGAAGTGGGTCCTCGTGCCGGGGCATACTGCGTTCAACGCGTTCATCTTCTCACCTTGGGACATACAGGGGCTCAGCCTGCTCAGCACCATCCTGCTCATCCTGCCTGTGCGCTATCCGCCCCTGCGGAAGGGCCGCTGGTTCTACCGGGCCTTCTACCCGCTTCACCTCGCGGTGCTGACCGCCGTGCACGCAGCGCTGGCGAGCGGAGCTTGAACCCAGCGCGCAAATCGGCCCGGGCGGAGGGGTTCCGCCCGGGCTGTTGCCTGCACTCGCGCTGAGCGACCGGTGCGGCAACCAGGGTTTCCGACTTACCTGGTGCCCGACTGATTCTCGTTGTTGGTGCGGTTGCGACCGGCCTGATTCGTCCGGCCGGCCTCGTTCCCGTCCGCCATCGCCGCGGCCCCGAGGCCGCCCGCCACTGCACCTGCGGCGGTCCCCAGGGGACCGGCCACGGAACCCAGGGCGGCCCCGGCTGCGGCACCGCCGAGCCCGGCGGCACCCTGAGCCATCGTGGTGCCGGCGCCCTGCGCGTTGGCAGTACCGCCGGCTCCGGTACCAGCGGTCTCACCCGTCCGTGCGCGCTTGTTGTTCTGCTTCTCCTCTGCCATGTCGTTGCCCCTTTCGCAAGTTGGTACGAACCTACTATGCGTTTGGGGTTCGGCCCTTATGCGCACGGGCGGCCGCATCTTCACGCCGGCGGGATGTCGACCGGGCCCTGCAGCAGCTGCGAGAGCACCAGCGAGGCTGCGCCCGCCACCAGGAAGCCCTCGCCCAGGGTCGAGCGGCGGATGCAGACCTGCTGGCTGAGCACGGAGAACGCCCGTGACCGGCCCAGCTCCACCGCCCGGTTCAGCACCAGGTCGCTCTGCTGCGCCAGCCGCCCGGCCAGCACGATCAGTTCGGGATTGTACATGTTCACAGTGTTGGCGATGGCAATGCCCAGGATGCGACCGCACTCGTCCAGGAGGTCGATGGCGAGCCGGTCGCCGTTTTCCGCCGCAGCGAGCAGTTCTGCCGAGCCGATCTCACCGGCGCCGGCCAGCTGGCTCTCGACCCCGCGCCGCATCAGCTCGTGCGCCTTGCGCCCCAGGGCGAAGCCGGAGGCGATGGCCTCGACGCAGCCGTAGTTGCCGCAGCTGCAGCGGGGCCCGTCCAGGTCGATGGTCATGTGGCCGATTTCGCCTGCACCGCCCACGCTGCCCCGGTAGAGGCGGCCGCCGACCGTCATGCCCGCACCGATGCCATCGTCCACGATGATCAGAATCAGGTCGCGCACCGACTGGC contains the following coding sequences:
- a CDS encoding TraX family protein encodes the protein MLEWIAMLTMLVDHIGVVFCPGVLWLRIVGRIAMPLYTYGVVRGYALTRDRRRYAIRLLVIALAAQLPYQATLPPSVPFQLNIVFGFLMGIGVFAGLDAAPHWVERLARRPVPVLVRALQGALLALAFALLWIVPVSYGIYLPALLLLYRYAQRKWVLVPGHTAFNAFIFSPWDIQGLSLLSTILLILPVRYPPLRKGRWFYRAFYPLHLAVLTAVHAALASGA